CGGCTCTGTAATTTCTATCTGCAGTCCGACCAAGAGATTGCCGGCATAGGCCTGGTTATCATGGCTTGTGTGCTGCCATTGCTGTGGCTCTTGTCTGAGAGCAAGGCAGTGATCGCCTTTTTGCGGCAATAATACCCATCCATTTTGTTTTGCAGGTGTCCTTATGAGCCATACCGTTTCCAACAGCGATACCCGTCTGTACCGGCGCAACAGCTTTTTTGACCAGATTCTGAGCGAGACGAATCGGGCCCTGGAAGTATTGGGACGTTCGGCACGCGCGTCGCGCCCGAATCCCGCTGGCAAGGAAGTGTCCGAGATCACGGTGGACGAAGCCCGCCATGCTGCCGGCTTGATGCGTGTGAACCATGTGGGCGAGATTTGCGCCCAGGCCTTGTATCGTAGCCAGGCCATGCTGTGCAAAGATCCCCAGGCAACTGAAGTACTGCTGCAAGCCGCTCAGGAAGAAGTCGACCACCTGGCGTGGTGCGATGATCGTTTGCGTGAACTGGACAGCCGTCCCAGCGTGTTCAACCCTTTGTGGTACGCCGGTTCCTTTGCCTTGGGCTTGCTCGCCAGCCGGGCAGGGGTGCCGTATAACCTGGGCTTTATGGCCGAGACCGAGCGTCAGGTTGAGGAACACCTGGAAAGCCATCTGGAGTCCTTGCCAGCCACCGATAATCGTTCGCGTCGCATTGTGGAAAAAATGCGCGATGACGAAATCGAGCATCGCCGCACGGCCGAAAATCATGGTGCAGCGGGTTTGCCGCCTCCGGTAAAAACCTTGATGCGCATGATGTCCAAAGTCATGACAACCACAGCGTATCGCTTGTAAAAGCAGTCTCCGAGCCAAGTCGCGTGTGCTTGTGCGTTGAGACCTCATGGATGCGACAAGCAAAACGGGTCAGTCACTGGCCCGTTTTGTTTGCCAACCTTAGGGCCTGTTTGGCGACCTAGGGTTAACGACTAGATACCTGGCAGGGAATTTGCGTTAGGAAATTGATGCATTAATGCCACAAGATACGCGTCTAAGGGTTTTCCACGGTATTTATCTTGCATTGCACCATTTTTGTAGGTAGACTTTAGTTATTGGATGTTGAAAAGAAAGCGGGAAATAAGCAAAAGCA
This genomic window from Alcaligenes faecalis contains:
- the coq7 gene encoding 2-polyprenyl-3-methyl-6-methoxy-1,4-benzoquinone monooxygenase, translated to MSHTVSNSDTRLYRRNSFFDQILSETNRALEVLGRSARASRPNPAGKEVSEITVDEARHAAGLMRVNHVGEICAQALYRSQAMLCKDPQATEVLLQAAQEEVDHLAWCDDRLRELDSRPSVFNPLWYAGSFALGLLASRAGVPYNLGFMAETERQVEEHLESHLESLPATDNRSRRIVEKMRDDEIEHRRTAENHGAAGLPPPVKTLMRMMSKVMTTTAYRL